One window of Candidatus Portiera aleyrodidarum genomic DNA carries:
- the trpA gene encoding tryptophan synthase subunit alpha, whose protein sequence is MIINKRIKKCFEKIYKKKRAAMVTFITAGDIDYENSLELIKKLPKAGADIIELGMPFTDPIADGEIIQKSTQRSLDRGHNQKKTLEMVKSFRLVDKITPIILMGYYNPIYRYGVKKFIKDAYTAQVDGLIIVDLPPEHDQEVCIPARKQGMDFIRIITPNTNANRIPFLLKNSSGYIYYISINGVTGGSAPKIDEVENSVKLIRKYTNLPIAVGFGIRNIQQVNRLANISDAVVVGSALLEQIEKYCYDPKKAIINVLKLTIKLSQAVR, encoded by the coding sequence ATGATTATTAATAAACGTATAAAAAAATGTTTTGAAAAAATATACAAGAAGAAAAGAGCTGCTATGGTAACTTTTATAACTGCAGGAGATATAGATTACGAAAATTCTTTAGAATTAATAAAAAAATTACCTAAAGCAGGAGCAGATATTATAGAATTGGGTATGCCTTTTACAGATCCTATAGCTGATGGTGAAATAATTCAGAAATCAACTCAAAGGTCATTAGATCGTGGTCATAATCAAAAAAAAACACTTGAAATGGTAAAAAGTTTTCGTTTAGTTGATAAGATCACACCAATAATATTGATGGGATATTATAATCCTATTTATAGATATGGAGTAAAAAAATTTATTAAAGATGCTTATACAGCTCAAGTTGATGGTTTAATAATAGTTGATTTACCACCAGAACATGATCAAGAAGTTTGTATACCAGCAAGAAAACAGGGAATGGATTTTATCCGTATAATTACACCTAATACTAATGCAAATAGAATACCTTTTCTTTTAAAAAATTCATCAGGATACATATATTATATTTCAATTAATGGAGTAACTGGAGGAAGTGCTCCCAAAATTGATGAAGTAGAAAACTCTGTGAAGTTAATACGTAAATATACAAATTTACCAATTGCTGTTGGTTTTGGTATTAGAAATATACAACAAGTTAATAGACTAGCAAATATAAGTGATGCCGTTGTAGTAGGATCAGCTTTATTAGAACAAATAGAAAAATATTGTTATGATCCTAAAAAAGCAATTATTAATGTATTAAAATTAACTATTAAATTATCTCAAGCAGTACGTTGA
- the trpB gene encoding tryptophan synthase subunit beta: protein MNIIPNDKGLFGDFGGRFVSETLMPLIIELEQTYQSAKIDKSFKNELLYYQKNYIGRSSPLYLADRFTQSLGGGIIYFKREDLNHTGAHKINNCIGQILLAKRLGKNRIIAETGAGMHGVATATVAARFGMKCVIYMGITDVKRQKTNVDRMNLLGANVVPVKSGKGTLKDAMNEALRDWVNNIENTFYIIGTVAGPHPYPVMVRDFQSIIGHEVREQIINIEGQLPDILVACIGGGSNAMGLFYPMINDNKIRMIGVESGGKGIETGKHAASLTGGVPGVIHGNRTYILQNKDGQIKDAHSISAGMDYPGIGPEHSYYYKCKRIDYVSVTDKEAIDAFKKCCYLEGIIPALESAHALAYVSKIAPRLSKKNIIIVNMSGRGDKDISIISEHNDY from the coding sequence ATGAATATTATACCTAATGATAAAGGTTTATTTGGTGATTTTGGTGGTCGTTTTGTATCAGAAACATTAATGCCTTTAATAATAGAGCTTGAACAAACTTACCAATCCGCGAAAATAGATAAATCATTCAAAAATGAATTATTATATTATCAAAAAAATTATATAGGCAGATCAAGTCCATTATATTTAGCTGATAGATTTACTCAATCATTAGGAGGAGGTATAATATATTTCAAAAGAGAAGATTTAAACCATACAGGGGCACACAAAATAAATAATTGTATTGGTCAAATATTATTAGCTAAACGTTTAGGTAAAAATCGTATTATTGCAGAAACTGGTGCAGGTATGCACGGAGTAGCTACAGCTACTGTAGCTGCAAGATTTGGTATGAAATGTGTAATTTATATGGGAATTACTGACGTGAAGCGTCAAAAAACCAACGTTGATCGAATGAACTTATTAGGTGCTAATGTAGTACCTGTAAAATCAGGTAAAGGGACATTAAAGGATGCTATGAATGAAGCATTAAGAGATTGGGTAAATAATATAGAAAATACATTTTATATTATAGGTACAGTTGCTGGACCACATCCATATCCTGTTATGGTTCGTGATTTTCAATCTATAATTGGTCATGAAGTACGTGAACAAATTATTAACATTGAAGGCCAACTTCCGGATATATTAGTAGCTTGTATAGGTGGTGGATCTAATGCTATGGGGCTATTTTATCCAATGATAAATGATAATAAGATACGTATGATAGGAGTGGAATCTGGTGGAAAGGGGATTGAAACAGGTAAACATGCAGCTAGCCTAACTGGAGGTGTACCTGGAGTTATTCATGGTAATAGGACTTATATTTTACAAAATAAAGATGGTCAGATTAAAGATGCCCACTCAATTTCAGCAGGAATGGATTATCCAGGTATAGGTCCAGAACATTCTTATTATTATAAATGTAAGCGTATTGATTATGTATCTGTAACTGATAAGGAAGCTATAGATGCTTTTAAAAAATGTTGCTATTTAGAAGGTATAATACCTGCTCTGGAATCTGCTCATGCATTAGCTTATGTAAGTAAAATAGCTCCCAGATTGTCAAAGAAAAATATTATTATAGTAAATATGAGTGGTAGAGGCGATAAGGATATATCAATTATAAGTGAGCATAATGATTATTAA
- the ybeY gene encoding rRNA maturation RNase YbeY: MQIKKLPIIINFQYEIKNIIKLIIPNENLMFSWINLVFQQHYKDDVIRHKDVIIHNELTIRFVEYKEIYTLNSYYRGINNLTNILSFPYEAPPGIKIPLLGEIVITPNLILYESLKKNKSFLSHLAHIIIHGCLHLIGYNHNNENDAAKMENIEYSILEQINL; this comes from the coding sequence ATGCAAATTAAAAAATTACCAATAATTATAAATTTTCAATATGAAATTAAGAATATAATTAAATTAATTATACCAAATGAAAATTTAATGTTTTCTTGGATTAATTTAGTTTTTCAACAACATTATAAAGATGATGTTATACGACATAAAGATGTTATAATACATAATGAATTGACTATACGTTTTGTTGAATATAAAGAAATTTATACACTTAATAGCTATTATCGTGGTATAAATAATTTAACAAATATACTTTCTTTTCCATATGAAGCTCCTCCTGGGATAAAAATACCTTTATTAGGTGAAATAGTAATAACACCAAATTTAATTTTATATGAATCATTAAAAAAAAATAAATCTTTTCTATCTCACTTGGCTCATATAATTATTCATGGTTGTTTACATTTAATTGGTTATAATCATAATAATGAAAATGATGCTGCTAAAATGGAAAATATTGAATACTCAATATTAGAACAAATAAACTTATGA
- the leuS gene encoding leucine--tRNA ligase, with protein sequence MKNPFYYIDIEREAQKYWEDNKCFETVEDMNKEKFYCLCMFPYPSGNLHIGHVRNYTIGDVISRLQRMLGKNVLNPIGWDAFGMPAENAAKKNIVSPNKWTYTNIEYMRKQLKSLGFSYNWDREITTCNLNYYRWEQWFFIKLIDHGLIYKTNASVNWDPVDNTILANEQVINGIGWRSGAKVERRKIPIWFFKITEYAEELLKCLENIDWPESVKKMQINWIGKSKGIEIFFKVMASVPNFLSKLKVFTTRPDTILGVTYIILAPDHPLVELAAQYNKKLNKFCKNFRIGGNSSVELLNKEKIGLYIGYKVLHPITHEYLPIYVSNFIIMEYGTGAIMGVPAHDQRDWEFAIKYGLPIKTVITDYNGNIPDISKKAYTEYGLLINSGIFNNLNFFEAFDSINKYIKKINCGVITNHFRLRDWGISRQRYWGTPIPIKYGPKGQTVPLTDEELPVYLPTEVSFNSKFNLKKLPSFYDLGNGWVRDTDTFDTFIESSWYYARFCCNDNKKSMLDARVNYWLPVDMYIGGIEHAILHLLYARFFHKLLRDFGLVECDEPFKKLITQGMVVTPTYYREIHGKKEWFNPLDVKLNKDKKATLTKDGGTVIKSGIEKMSKSKNNGIDPKVLIDKFGADTLRFFIMFSAPTEQSLIWSETGIIGANRFIKRLWNIVHIHISKSYSENNKIKISSLTPEQFILYRKTHKTIKKATEDMIGRHTFNTVIAKVMELTNLVSRFLDYSIQGLAVTREALKSIILILAPIVPHITHILWKKMGYSYAVIDAKWPNFNEPCLLGKLITVVVQINGKLRKLLKLPSNYGTQNKKLANAILSSKQIKGYLIGKNLKKIIIVPGKLINIVLKQ encoded by the coding sequence ATGAAAAATCCTTTTTATTACATAGATATTGAACGAGAAGCCCAGAAGTATTGGGAAGATAATAAATGTTTTGAAACAGTAGAAGATATGAATAAGGAAAAATTTTATTGTTTATGTATGTTTCCATATCCTAGCGGTAATCTACATATTGGGCATGTACGTAATTATACAATAGGAGATGTAATATCTCGTTTACAACGTATGCTAGGTAAAAATGTATTAAATCCTATTGGATGGGATGCTTTTGGTATGCCTGCAGAAAATGCTGCAAAAAAAAATATTGTTTCTCCTAATAAATGGACATATACCAATATTGAATATATGCGGAAACAACTAAAAAGTTTAGGTTTTTCTTATAATTGGGATAGAGAAATAACAACATGTAATTTAAATTACTATCGTTGGGAACAATGGTTTTTTATTAAATTGATAGACCATGGTTTAATATATAAAACTAATGCAAGTGTTAATTGGGATCCGGTAGATAATACTATTTTAGCTAATGAGCAAGTAATAAATGGTATTGGATGGCGTTCTGGGGCAAAAGTAGAACGTAGAAAAATTCCAATATGGTTTTTTAAAATTACAGAATATGCTGAAGAACTTTTGAAATGTTTAGAAAATATTGATTGGCCAGAGTCTGTAAAAAAAATGCAAATAAATTGGATTGGTAAATCTAAAGGAATAGAAATTTTTTTCAAAGTTATGGCTTCTGTTCCTAACTTTTTATCTAAATTAAAAGTTTTTACAACACGCCCAGATACCATATTAGGAGTTACTTATATAATATTAGCACCTGATCATCCTTTAGTTGAATTAGCTGCACAATATAATAAAAAATTAAATAAATTTTGTAAGAATTTTCGTATAGGTGGTAATTCTTCAGTAGAATTATTAAATAAGGAAAAAATTGGATTATATATAGGATATAAAGTATTACATCCAATTACCCATGAATATTTACCAATATATGTTTCTAATTTTATAATTATGGAATATGGTACAGGGGCTATAATGGGTGTTCCAGCTCATGATCAAAGAGATTGGGAATTTGCAATTAAGTACGGATTACCAATAAAAACTGTAATCACCGACTATAATGGTAATATACCTGATATTTCTAAAAAAGCATATACGGAATATGGATTACTTATAAATTCAGGTATATTTAATAACTTAAATTTTTTTGAAGCTTTTGATTCTATTAATAAATATATAAAAAAAATAAATTGTGGAGTTATTACAAACCATTTTAGGTTGCGTGATTGGGGTATTTCTAGGCAGAGATATTGGGGCACTCCTATTCCTATTAAATATGGTCCCAAAGGACAAACAGTCCCCCTTACTGATGAAGAATTACCTGTTTATTTACCTACAGAGGTAAGTTTTAATAGTAAATTTAATTTAAAAAAATTACCATCTTTTTACGATTTAGGAAATGGATGGGTTCGTGATACGGATACTTTTGATACTTTTATAGAATCCTCTTGGTATTACGCACGTTTTTGTTGTAATGATAATAAAAAATCAATGCTTGATGCAAGGGTAAACTATTGGTTACCAGTTGATATGTATATAGGTGGGATTGAACATGCAATTCTGCATTTATTATATGCTAGGTTTTTCCATAAATTACTGCGTGATTTTGGCTTAGTTGAATGTGATGAACCTTTCAAAAAATTAATTACTCAAGGTATGGTTGTTACACCTACCTACTATAGAGAAATACATGGTAAAAAAGAATGGTTTAATCCTTTAGATGTTAAGTTAAATAAAGATAAAAAAGCAACTTTAACTAAAGATGGTGGTACTGTTATAAAAAGCGGTATTGAAAAAATGTCTAAGTCTAAAAATAACGGTATTGATCCTAAAGTTCTAATTGATAAATTTGGTGCTGATACTTTACGTTTCTTCATTATGTTTTCCGCACCTACTGAACAATCACTTATTTGGTCAGAAACTGGAATTATAGGTGCTAACCGATTTATTAAACGTTTATGGAATATAGTTCATATACATATATCTAAATCTTATTCAGAAAATAATAAAATAAAAATATCATCATTAACACCTGAACAATTTATTTTATATCGAAAAACCCATAAAACAATAAAAAAAGCTACTGAAGATATGATTGGACGGCATACCTTTAATACTGTAATAGCTAAAGTAATGGAATTAACTAACTTAGTATCACGTTTTCTTGATTATAGTATCCAAGGATTAGCTGTAACTAGGGAAGCCTTGAAATCTATTATACTAATATTGGCTCCTATTGTCCCGCACATTACCCATATTTTATGGAAAAAAATGGGATACTCATATGCTGTTATTGATGCAAAATGGCCAAATTTTAATGAACCATGCTTATTAGGAAAATTAATTACCGTGGTGGTACAGATAAATGGAAAATTACGTAAACTATTAAAATTACCTAGTAATTATGGTACTCAAAATAAAAAGCTTGCAAACGCTATTTTATCCTCTAAACAGATTAAAGGTTACCTTATAGGGAAAAACCTTAAGAAAATTATTATCGTACCAGGAAAATTAATTAATATAGTCCTTAAACAATGA